The following proteins come from a genomic window of Myroides odoratus DSM 2801:
- a CDS encoding DMP19 family protein, whose protein sequence is MREFPSILVSKDAIANDTALAVVHSNISVVNYLRHSEVGDDELHPDAFASYCVDYYYNTVKNEGLAAFIHKTQWDLDLIEIIQAGLTAMNATEHVAYFEKQMRQMKLFSKIKLTKFLQQPFEQGKETSQLLEDKNFPQEDLVLLNANWLKQHPDTQVVTIEEMQEIITDFLTEEED, encoded by the coding sequence ATGAGAGAATTTCCTTCTATTCTAGTGTCTAAAGATGCCATTGCAAACGATACAGCCCTTGCCGTTGTACATTCAAATATTTCGGTTGTTAACTATTTACGTCATTCAGAAGTAGGTGATGATGAATTACATCCAGACGCCTTCGCAAGCTATTGCGTTGACTACTACTATAATACAGTAAAAAATGAAGGATTAGCTGCTTTTATTCACAAAACGCAGTGGGATTTGGATTTGATTGAAATTATTCAAGCGGGGTTAACAGCTATGAACGCGACAGAACATGTAGCTTATTTTGAAAAGCAAATGCGTCAAATGAAGCTTTTTAGCAAAATCAAACTAACTAAGTTTTTACAACAACCTTTCGAACAAGGCAAGGAAACGAGTCAATTATTAGAGGATAAGAATTTCCCTCAGGAAGATTTAGTTTTATTAAATGCCAATTGGCTCAAACAGCATCCCGATACGCAAGTTGTAACTATTGAAGAGATGCAAGAAATCATAACTGATTTTTTAACTGAAGAAGAAGATTAA
- a CDS encoding SGNH/GDSL hydrolase family protein, with product MLKIIGILLCLHSFCMGAQTGKKVKYYEIHQPFARVDTLKYKELPKGVKQTGRHSAGLFVDFKSNAKQISAKWCVQPSTVYAYLSEVNRRGLDLYAKVGTTYQYVRSGFPDAKSDCTEALIIDQLTGEDREYRLYFPVYSELVNLQLGVEEEATFKTIQPTYDKRILIYGSSIAQGASASRPGMAYPAQLERKYGYEFLNYGFGGSAKMEETVATLLADIPKVDLFIMDCVPNSSVEEIKQRTAAFVALYRKKNPDVPIVMIPSVIREVGYFNTIIGQRVLAQNQQFKKEYEALIQQGVQNLHYVDVEYLLGTDHEGTSDGVHPTDLGFARWIEAVQPHIEALFQRYF from the coding sequence ATGCTAAAAATAATAGGTATACTGCTGTGTTTGCATTCATTTTGTATGGGGGCGCAAACAGGAAAAAAAGTAAAATATTACGAGATTCATCAACCTTTTGCTAGAGTAGATACACTAAAATATAAGGAGTTACCAAAGGGAGTTAAGCAAACGGGCAGGCACAGTGCAGGTTTATTTGTTGATTTTAAAAGCAACGCCAAACAAATTAGCGCCAAATGGTGTGTTCAACCGTCGACGGTTTATGCTTATTTGAGTGAAGTAAATCGAAGAGGCTTGGACCTCTATGCGAAGGTAGGCACAACCTATCAATATGTTCGTTCGGGATTCCCTGATGCAAAAAGTGATTGTACTGAGGCCCTCATTATTGATCAACTAACAGGAGAAGATCGAGAATACCGCTTGTATTTTCCTGTATATAGCGAGTTGGTTAATTTACAGCTAGGAGTAGAAGAGGAGGCAACTTTTAAAACGATACAACCCACTTACGACAAGCGTATTTTGATCTATGGATCGAGTATTGCACAAGGAGCTTCCGCAAGTCGACCAGGTATGGCTTATCCTGCTCAATTGGAACGAAAATATGGGTATGAGTTTCTAAACTATGGTTTTGGTGGAAGCGCTAAGATGGAAGAGACAGTAGCTACACTTTTAGCAGATATTCCCAAAGTAGATTTATTTATTATGGACTGTGTACCCAATAGTTCTGTAGAGGAAATAAAACAACGTACAGCGGCGTTTGTCGCTTTGTATCGAAAGAAAAATCCGGATGTACCCATTGTTATGATTCCTTCTGTAATTCGCGAAGTAGGTTATTTCAATACAATCATAGGTCAACGAGTATTGGCACAGAATCAGCAGTTTAAAAAAGAGTATGAAGCCTTGATACAACAAGGGGTTCAAAACCTGCACTATGTAGATGTCGAATATTTATTGGGAACCGATCATGAAGGTACTTCAGATGGGGTGCATCCTACCGATCTTGGTTTTGCTCGATGGATCGAAGCTGTACAACCCCATATCGAAGCATTATTTCAGCGTTATTTTTAA
- a CDS encoding AraC family transcriptional regulator — protein sequence MKDTIFDTYALYDASGNRHDFVLMEINQALQLGTSSLTVLNQQDFFKVIYITEGEGVYYADWQAFELKKGDICFVGNFEQQRWSVTKSIKGYIINFKSAFLTKFITNHLFVQELAFFNRFTMHNLLENNAVGNRVEHAIQSILHELKLEINKDINLIRIYLLEILLISKRKIDRKNHIKHESVNSNILLDHFEQLIENHFYEYKFPKEYATHLRVTPNYLNSICRKLKGKSAGDLIRDRILLESKRLLITTNLSASEIAYRLNFKDSSYFTRFFKKYVRQTPDEYRRNG from the coding sequence ATGAAAGATACTATTTTTGATACCTATGCTTTATATGATGCAAGTGGAAATAGACATGATTTTGTATTGATGGAGATTAATCAAGCCTTGCAATTAGGGACTTCTAGTTTAACTGTTTTAAATCAACAAGACTTTTTTAAAGTTATTTATATTACAGAAGGAGAAGGCGTTTATTACGCGGATTGGCAGGCATTTGAATTGAAAAAAGGAGATATTTGTTTTGTCGGTAACTTTGAACAACAACGTTGGAGTGTGACCAAAAGCATTAAAGGGTACATCATTAATTTTAAATCTGCTTTTTTAACCAAATTCATTACGAATCATTTATTTGTTCAAGAACTAGCTTTTTTTAATCGATTCACTATGCATAATTTATTAGAAAATAATGCAGTAGGAAACCGGGTAGAGCATGCAATTCAAAGTATTTTACATGAACTAAAACTTGAGATAAATAAGGATATTAACTTGATTCGCATTTATTTATTAGAAATACTTTTGATTTCTAAGCGAAAGATTGATCGGAAAAATCATATCAAACATGAAAGTGTTAATTCTAATATTCTTCTAGATCACTTTGAACAGTTGATTGAAAATCATTTTTATGAATATAAGTTTCCAAAAGAATATGCGACTCACTTAAGGGTAACACCGAACTATTTGAACAGCATTTGTCGAAAGCTGAAGGGTAAGTCTGCAGGGGATTTAATTCGAGATCGTATTTTATTAGAGAGTAAGCGGTTATTGATTACCACGAACCTATCCGCTAGTGAAATTGCATATCGACTGAATTTTAAAGACAGTTCCTATTTTACACGATTCTTTAAAAAATATGTGCGCCAAACACCAGATGAATACAGACGAAATGGTTAG